The Streptomyces sp. Mut1 genome window below encodes:
- a CDS encoding carbohydrate ABC transporter permease produces the protein MSAISTPVRRPRRPRREESGSPLLLGHGRLPRVLAGTALSVLAVAWLLPFLWAVATSLQSEQDVMKSGLSPFKGAFTLSAYRQILDRGNVPTWAFNSVLIAVLVTVLTTAVSTLAAYGFSRGTFRGRRALLAVTVAAIMVPPQLLIVPLFEQMTMFHLVDTYAAVILPQVVAPMMVFILKRFFDGIPRELEDAARIDGASELRVFRSIVLPLSRPIVAAVAIFVFIGAWNNFMWPFVVTNDPDLMTLPVGLATVKDAYGIQYAQSMASALLAALPLIVMFLLFQRRIVNSVATTGLGGG, from the coding sequence GTGTCCGCCATCTCCACCCCCGTGCGCCGGCCGCGCCGGCCACGCCGCGAGGAGTCCGGATCGCCCCTGCTGCTCGGCCACGGCCGGCTGCCCCGGGTCCTCGCCGGGACCGCGCTGAGCGTCCTCGCCGTCGCCTGGCTGCTGCCCTTCCTGTGGGCGGTCGCCACCTCGCTGCAGAGCGAGCAGGACGTGATGAAGTCGGGCCTGTCGCCGTTCAAGGGCGCCTTCACGCTCTCCGCCTACCGGCAGATCCTGGACCGCGGGAACGTCCCCACCTGGGCCTTCAACAGTGTGCTCATAGCCGTCCTGGTCACCGTGCTGACCACGGCCGTCTCGACGCTCGCCGCGTACGGGTTCTCGCGCGGCACCTTCCGCGGGCGCCGCGCCCTCCTCGCCGTCACCGTCGCCGCGATCATGGTCCCGCCGCAGCTGCTGATCGTGCCGCTCTTCGAGCAGATGACGATGTTCCACCTGGTCGACACCTACGCGGCGGTCATCCTGCCGCAGGTGGTGGCCCCGATGATGGTCTTCATCCTGAAGCGCTTCTTCGACGGGATACCCCGCGAACTGGAGGACGCCGCCCGTATCGACGGCGCCTCCGAACTGCGGGTCTTCCGCTCGATCGTGCTCCCGCTGTCCCGCCCGATCGTCGCCGCCGTCGCGATCTTCGTCTTCATCGGGGCGTGGAACAACTTCATGTGGCCCTTCGTCGTCACCAACGACCCGGACCTCATGACGCTCCCGGTCGGCCTCGCCACCGTCAAGGACGCCTACGGCATCCAGTACGCCCAGTCCATGGCGTCCGCCCTGCTGGCCGCGCTCCCGCTGATCGTGATGTTCCTCCTCTTCCAGCGGCGCATCGTCAACTCCGTGGCCACCACCGGCCTCGGCGGCGGCTGA